The following coding sequences are from one Treponema bryantii window:
- a CDS encoding FlgD immunoglobulin-like domain containing protein, protein MYNCLQKIKAHFSQKLLVVLTIFMMICVGVSAQAVEYTWTGSSGTDYNWTTPGNWSPDTAYPQAADKAIISSDAAITIDDDITVADIEITGATVSFSTTDTPKSLTITNSLSNDTNSKTYFLCSVDLSSVASADFTNSGTVYFYNNSDNLYTFKTPENCNLGNFYFLGKLEIIIDGNNCRATNFNMEIDSDTSSYFATDDFKVILSGTGTLKATNVNLTRASKTAGKTGTFEIGKDSSNTKFEISDSIETHSGVILQINEGATLETEKYAHNAGNADVIAKTIINGTFIANTSFDTAISISANAGSTEVTIGTDGVLTSPNIQPTTTTYRNTTASTIPFTNNGTINTKTFNIPYNVVNNGIINTNATPATITALSFSGTDGTINLKSAETTLTATSTTVISSQKEIKLTNTEATIKGNYFLTNFTATTATNMSGKSITLENAAITANSISLSGSAGSLLTLDGSGSAHSFTTSSLTAEYLSIDENIILLNYSTAIAHCEPSAGDTTTNWLKVIQNGWAIKALKTFTFTWTGDTDSIWNKDSNWDTGLIPEEDCKIIIPAGCDNYPVLGSDTYSGGTLTLSDTTSKITLGTADLSLSGKENEATASTTLSNAGTIVFTGNGRITDGTDAINDVSHGTVEYAGTGGSVNDFGTTDYNNLIISRTNWQIDGDCTVQNSFSIADGGTCKISTATSITAESITIADGGSCSVSAETNLKAKTFAFYGSGTNKNLTSSANINMIFIPATANADVNIPSGIDSSFSFESTGTLHLENESTGKLVFSDSDTFNVFEYKLNFHSPVILKQDIKVQNSVTAAESITAGDTSGTSALIFQGSSEIEFNPTTDKTYQNITINDTGCSLTVNNNGYTITNCTITKATSTTFDGTPAITYLSDDTTAGNITFNNGANITNAVSLETTGKTTVKRNISAASFSAKNLVAGADAAINTTGAQTYGTINGTTAEAQDLTLTASAVTINDNVGTTRRLDILTINAPLTIGTTGKQISAKEIDFAGDISGSDKNLTITTAKLKSTIAADGTSAITLNQLTLSQATTIGTENASTLSLNISKISGTSTLTFDENATQINLKDGIEINPNIINKRNVICNGAATFNGTFTNTSGSLTGDQTTGKTLTFKKKYSGTGATLIAAKATNTTNGITIFQADVDLSDTTFNASGGTVILSGATAPASQLLTTKNDGTTAFNKLTINGNVTFATSNTIDTLTANNLGDKTLSFYDNTTQTITTLSLTGTNKDHKLTLTSTGHWNISCTNEPELKFLIVDNSTNSTPGTPAPGTKFVAFDSIDGGSNVYWNFPDMEYKWTGTTSSDWRTASNWYPASIPGIGSKIIIQPADNYPILDFELILAGNNSTAVITVEENAIFDIADNTLTLGLSDGVTITPGTITNKGTVIITGVNSQSINYTTMENSGDDSTVIYSGTSPTVNFIWDGDNSTSKKDYKNLQISNIVNATADLNISRNLTINKNISLLTGSISVSGETTIQTDCTTVNTSGNQTYNDSVTISTAGSGVSINSTTGNLLFSDTVTGTKLTVSGNTIKFSGVVGTTTTPLGQLSIGTATTTTFDEPVYISTFTDSDTGNSGAITFSKGGIISNDVSLNTTGNVYIDGSTTEMSFNGDFSHTTGTTSITGTITSAGTVSLGAADKLTTISSAEINAASLNCNILKISGDVTIKTSGTQTYNGTINASTADSDTLTLKSTGLITFNGNIGSVTPLLKSLTTTTGSAVQIDCESIKTAGNQTYNDSVTISTAGSGVSINSTTGNLLFANTVTGTKLTVSGNTIQFSGVVGTTTTSLDQLSIGAATTTTFDEPVYISTFTDSDTGNSGAITFSKGGIISNDVSLNTTGNVSIDGSTTEMNFNGDFSHTTGTTSITGTITSAGTVSLGAADKLTTISSAEINAASLNCNILKISGDVTIETSGTQTYNGTINASTADSDTLTLKSTGLITFNGNIGSVTPLLKALTTTPNTPVLINCASIKSSISQEYNGAVTLGTTLSSHAITSSTITFGTGATINGNASLVLEGTTSSTFNASIGNTTPLTSIEIKGPAIINCSDITTSDTQVFNDIVTLKHSVILSSGSTVIFKDNVSNSDEASTVTLTVNANTKIDASSVTIKTSEFDFSGNITGSETDTVLTLLTPTLISTAISSSDIKLAKLIINQDTILKTSNTSVLYVYVSEINNSGKILIIDTSVSNFEFKQACIINTDIQTYDGSKLTAWTGITTFAGNLTISGDFAHNNGTIKFAGTTQTLTTKDDGSTNFYNILISSPAKVTTASSFIVSGTSWDNTSEENGFTATAGTITFDNATVPASAPLTTVSGKNIFYDVACKTTDQNITFEEENIFSHEVTIGESANIPNNVIISSASAITFAPELYCQNITINAGENAVTFTDDSYFNTSFTNNGTGLVTFDGSATYGTSFINESPVLTTFKSSFTGTGNAEFAGDINLTDDADRFFSAGAGHSITTANNLIVNTNTVNTIQMNSTPTSKVIAKNFVLYSGKLKLNGTLESTGDIILLGPDYTTLDPQTGIDGIYLYNQTRPSPVNYTTAFIAAPYNGDVTALENAVIKAGKNFYSNGIILTGPVSGYFEIQLPKISDSHKGFAEAVKAAVNNCNVRCWELPSNTATDDIAPAKIAAYECTDNSNNTNWNFEDFEILNAWTERDDAIFVEFNSPVRNLYNEITNSLPYLTYQGTTNTRTAFAGIYTKPDCQNADLIENIDIELTNGRYSFFLKAPDSWNTDATGTSAGSSALSSDRNGNYKTSVPYLDIPRSLTGVNYIITNKWGKRLNNYSTRTPTPGKSYGTNETAGSETYVLDKTGPVLWSVRTGQELHTAYNSAIGESCQHSYDSHNFLEFRYSEPVEFNSNSIPTDSENNQVTDTFGAISGNAGFTTATNTLTFAGIARLTAPSTNQLLLNTGSQGSANKYINALYRTDEYSLRLSIAGWTDGTVSDYSGNEYKNWKGYIDEAKPFTGAQVFPIDTTNNLVTDLQGNLQIEYEANKVEPLIISNSIDENPSHLLPVSPDVYSAWDISEPVFAPLRLNSETTWTETKNADTSEAIGNTNGSGSTLDRIDFHFFDNTPAYSSSDTAEWFTESGWCTPSTAGGKENLYDNTYTYAADIIGGARQFDPVQARRTSGGIRLSTKLNAAAGFKYSTDIDEINPSTAFATGLSNIHTTVISQLFTGASEPQHSANDPDGLYLGIGITDTDLPVETSFAFSYNYSNAFLTDLAGNRLRNKTISKTIDRTPPSFDIILSPVNQKQIYIVFVKKILTDSSKISFRYPDGSNYDITGNFMNILPSCFQIITINSDGSYSPSTDIEIDTSIPAKIVEQYSDSHFTCISMTLTKEICFEDIKNLHIQLKNHPDFPETSPDIYTNNNNAKVTFIQDELGNYMQMYSAHALSDFAIGLVNPLYAYSSDINENDEPVMNGLYEQGSWAVHDWDADQKNYGTLPTTHAVTIIASEEDGTEDNSQIPENVRLYLSDSPDSGSVSTQFNKDFKTSLRVWLPDLTDGIFRALSAKNNSNFTYVDSSLLNEEEPAEGLIFDIPVEMINRWKNGDQISFIFGITESDGSPVSIFNSPYYDNEQRRYNYALSSKVPLYSLRMHDITDIGTLDLWSFRLKSETAQRGGVTILNNVIDAGKGEKTVVKISLPDEGRLNVIVMTLDGNIITYLNRGNTKAGEHYFTWDGKNRNGKPVARGMYFVRVIGSGIDETRKVMVVK, encoded by the coding sequence ATGTATAACTGTCTGCAAAAAATAAAAGCCCATTTCTCACAAAAACTTCTTGTTGTGCTCACCATTTTTATGATGATTTGTGTGGGTGTAAGTGCGCAGGCAGTGGAATATACATGGACAGGCAGCAGTGGAACAGACTATAACTGGACTACACCCGGTAACTGGAGTCCTGACACTGCATATCCACAAGCTGCTGACAAAGCAATCATCTCATCAGATGCAGCCATAACTATTGATGACGATATTACTGTAGCCGATATAGAAATTACAGGCGCAACTGTATCTTTTTCAACTACAGATACCCCCAAGTCATTAACAATTACAAACAGTCTTAGTAATGACACAAACAGCAAAACATATTTTCTTTGTTCCGTAGATTTATCTTCAGTCGCATCTGCCGATTTTACAAACAGCGGAACAGTATATTTCTATAACAATTCTGATAACCTATATACCTTCAAAACTCCAGAAAATTGTAATTTAGGTAATTTTTATTTTCTTGGAAAGCTAGAAATAATTATTGATGGAAATAACTGTAGAGCCACAAACTTCAACATGGAGATTGACAGCGACACATCTTCATATTTTGCAACAGATGATTTTAAAGTTATTCTCAGCGGAACAGGAACCCTGAAAGCAACTAATGTAAATCTTACAAGAGCAAGTAAAACGGCAGGAAAAACAGGAACCTTCGAAATTGGAAAAGACTCATCAAATACAAAATTTGAAATAAGCGACTCAATTGAAACTCATTCCGGTGTTATACTGCAGATAAATGAAGGCGCAACACTGGAAACAGAGAAATATGCACATAACGCGGGTAATGCAGATGTAATTGCAAAAACAATTATAAATGGAACCTTTATAGCAAATACATCTTTTGATACGGCTATATCAATCTCTGCAAATGCAGGTTCCACTGAAGTTACAATTGGAACTGATGGCGTACTCACATCTCCAAATATACAACCGACAACTACTACATATCGAAATACCACAGCATCAACAATCCCATTTACAAATAATGGAACAATCAACACAAAGACATTCAACATTCCTTATAACGTTGTTAATAATGGAATTATTAACACTAATGCAACTCCTGCAACAATTACAGCACTGTCGTTTTCGGGTACAGACGGAACAATAAATCTTAAATCAGCAGAAACAACATTAACTGCAACAAGTACCACTGTTATCTCAAGTCAAAAAGAAATAAAACTCACAAATACAGAAGCGACAATAAAAGGAAATTATTTTCTTACTAATTTTACCGCGACTACAGCAACAAATATGTCTGGCAAATCCATTACTCTTGAGAATGCTGCGATAACTGCTAATTCTATTTCACTTTCAGGCTCAGCAGGATCCCTCCTCACTCTCGACGGAAGTGGTTCGGCACATTCTTTTACGACCTCGTCGCTCACTGCAGAGTATCTCTCAATTGATGAAAATATAATTCTCTTAAATTATTCAACAGCAATTGCACACTGTGAACCTTCTGCCGGAGACACTACTACAAACTGGCTTAAAGTTATTCAAAATGGATGGGCAATTAAAGCCTTAAAAACTTTTACTTTCACCTGGACTGGAGATACAGATTCTATCTGGAACAAAGATTCAAACTGGGATACAGGGCTTATTCCGGAAGAAGATTGTAAAATCATAATTCCAGCAGGCTGCGATAATTACCCGGTATTAGGCAGCGACACTTATAGCGGCGGTACACTTACTCTTTCAGACACAACTTCAAAAATTACATTAGGCACTGCAGACCTCTCGCTTTCTGGTAAAGAAAATGAAGCAACAGCTTCTACTACACTTTCCAACGCAGGAACTATAGTTTTCACAGGCAACGGCCGTATTACAGATGGCACAGATGCAATAAATGATGTATCACACGGAACTGTTGAATATGCAGGCACAGGCGGAAGTGTAAATGATTTTGGCACAACCGATTACAATAACTTAATAATTTCCAGAACAAACTGGCAGATTGATGGAGATTGTACAGTACAGAATAGTTTCTCTATTGCGGACGGAGGAACATGTAAAATAAGCACCGCCACTTCAATAACAGCAGAAAGTATAACAATTGCTGATGGCGGTTCATGTTCTGTAAGTGCAGAAACAAATCTAAAAGCAAAGACTTTTGCATTCTATGGTAGCGGTACAAACAAAAATCTTACTTCGTCTGCAAATATAAACATGATTTTCATTCCTGCAACAGCAAATGCAGATGTAAACATTCCTTCAGGTATTGATTCAAGTTTTTCTTTTGAATCAACAGGAACTCTTCATTTAGAAAATGAATCTACAGGAAAACTTGTTTTTTCTGATTCTGATACATTCAATGTTTTTGAATACAAACTCAATTTCCATAGTCCTGTTATATTAAAGCAGGATATAAAAGTTCAGAATTCAGTTACAGCCGCAGAAAGCATTACAGCAGGAGACACAAGCGGTACAAGCGCACTCATTTTCCAGGGGTCTAGTGAAATTGAATTTAACCCGACTACTGACAAAACTTATCAGAATATAACCATCAACGACACAGGTTGTTCACTTACTGTAAACAACAATGGTTATACAATCACAAACTGTACAATCACAAAAGCAACTTCCACAACCTTCGATGGTACACCTGCAATCACATATCTATCTGATGACACAACAGCCGGCAATATAACTTTCAACAATGGTGCAAATATTACAAATGCAGTTTCTCTGGAAACAACGGGCAAAACAACTGTAAAAAGAAATATATCTGCAGCCAGCTTCTCTGCAAAAAATCTTGTAGCAGGTGCAGATGCTGCCATAAACACAACAGGAGCACAGACATACGGAACAATTAACGGCACCACAGCAGAAGCACAAGATTTAACACTCACAGCTTCGGCAGTCACCATAAACGATAATGTCGGAACCACAAGAAGACTTGATATACTTACAATAAATGCACCTCTTACAATTGGAACAACAGGCAAACAGATTTCGGCAAAAGAAATTGATTTCGCGGGAGATATTTCGGGATCTGATAAGAATCTTACTATTACAACTGCAAAGCTCAAGAGTACAATTGCTGCAGACGGAACGTCAGCAATCACATTAAATCAACTCACATTAAGTCAGGCAACAACTATAGGGACAGAAAACGCCTCTACTCTGTCGCTAAATATTTCAAAGATATCTGGAACTTCAACACTTACATTTGATGAAAATGCAACTCAAATCAACTTGAAAGATGGTATTGAAATAAATCCTAACATCATAAATAAACGAAATGTAATCTGTAATGGAGCGGCAACCTTTAATGGTACTTTTACAAATACAAGCGGCTCTCTTACCGGTGACCAGACAACTGGCAAAACACTTACTTTCAAGAAGAAATATTCCGGCACAGGTGCCACTCTTATTGCAGCGAAAGCAACAAATACTACAAACGGTATTACCATCTTCCAGGCCGATGTAGATTTATCTGATACAACATTTAATGCATCGGGGGGAACTGTAATACTAAGTGGAGCAACCGCACCTGCATCACAACTTCTCACTACAAAAAATGATGGAACTACAGCATTTAATAAGCTCACCATAAATGGAAATGTAACTTTTGCTACCAGCAACACAATCGATACTTTAACTGCAAATAATCTGGGAGACAAAACCCTTTCTTTTTATGACAATACAACTCAAACAATTACAACCCTGTCTCTTACTGGAACCAACAAAGATCATAAATTAACTCTGACATCCACAGGACACTGGAATATCAGTTGTACGAATGAACCTGAATTAAAGTTTTTAATTGTAGACAATTCTACAAACAGTACTCCAGGTACACCTGCGCCAGGAACCAAATTTGTCGCATTCGATAGTATCGATGGCGGAAGCAATGTTTACTGGAACTTCCCGGATATGGAATATAAATGGACAGGCACAACTTCTTCAGACTGGAGAACTGCATCAAACTGGTATCCTGCATCAATTCCTGGCATCGGTTCAAAAATTATTATCCAACCAGCTGATAATTATCCAATACTTGATTTTGAACTTATACTTGCCGGTAATAATTCTACTGCAGTAATAACAGTTGAAGAAAATGCGATATTTGATATTGCAGATAACACCCTGACATTAGGTCTATCCGATGGAGTAACTATAACACCAGGAACGATTACAAACAAAGGAACTGTAATTATCACAGGTGTTAATAGTCAGTCAATTAATTATACGACAATGGAAAATAGTGGAGATGATTCAACCGTTATCTATTCTGGAACCTCTCCTACAGTAAACTTCATATGGGATGGAGATAACTCAACAAGTAAAAAAGATTATAAAAATCTCCAGATATCTAATATCGTAAATGCCACTGCAGATTTAAATATTTCCAGAAATCTTACAATAAATAAAAATATTTCGCTTCTAACTGGTTCCATTTCTGTTAGCGGAGAAACAACAATTCAAACAGACTGTACGACTGTAAATACATCTGGAAACCAGACATATAACGATTCAGTTACAATCTCAACAGCGGGTTCTGGAGTATCAATAAATTCTACTACTGGAAATCTTCTTTTTTCTGATACTGTAACCGGAACAAAACTTACAGTATCAGGTAATACAATAAAATTCTCTGGAGTTGTTGGCACTACAACAACTCCACTTGGTCAACTTTCTATCGGCACTGCAACAACCACTACTTTTGATGAGCCTGTATACATTTCAACATTCACAGATTCTGATACTGGAAACAGCGGAGCCATCACATTCTCTAAAGGCGGAATCATTTCAAATGATGTTAGTTTGAACACTACAGGTAACGTATATATTGATGGTTCTACAACTGAAATGAGCTTCAATGGAGATTTTTCTCACACTACCGGAACTACTTCAATTACAGGTACTATCACTTCTGCCGGAACAGTATCTCTTGGTGCAGCAGACAAACTGACAACAATATCAAGTGCTGAAATAAATGCAGCATCCTTAAACTGCAATATACTTAAAATTTCCGGGGATGTTACAATTAAAACCTCAGGTACTCAAACTTACAATGGAACAATAAATGCTTCTACAGCAGATTCTGATACATTAACTCTCAAATCAACTGGTCTGATTACTTTCAATGGAAACATTGGTTCTGTAACACCTCTACTAAAATCTCTTACGACAACTACAGGTAGTGCGGTTCAAATTGATTGTGAATCAATAAAAACCGCTGGAAACCAGACATATAACGATTCAGTTACAATCTCAACAGCGGGTTCTGGAGTATCAATAAACTCTACTACTGGAAATCTTCTTTTTGCAAATACTGTAACCGGAACAAAACTTACAGTATCAGGTAATACAATACAATTCTCTGGAGTTGTTGGTACTACAACGACATCACTTGATCAGCTTTCTATTGGAGCTGCAACAACCACTACTTTTGATGAGCCTGTATACATTTCAACATTCACAGATTCTGATACTGGAAACAGCGGAGCCATCACATTCTCTAAAGGCGGAATCATTTCAAATGATGTTAGTTTGAACACTACAGGTAATGTATCTATTGATGGTTCTACAACTGAAATGAACTTCAATGGAGATTTTTCTCACACTACCGGAACTACTTCAATTACAGGTACTATCACTTCTGCCGGGACAGTATCTCTTGGTGCAGCAGACAAACTGACAACAATATCAAGTGCTGAAATAAATGCAGCATCCTTAAACTGCAATATACTTAAAATTTCCGGGGATGTAACAATTGAAACCTCAGGTACTCAAACTTACAATGGAACAATAAATGCTTCTACAGCAGATTCTGATACATTAACTCTCAAATCAACTGGTCTGATTACTTTTAATGGAAACATTGGTTCTGTAACACCTTTGTTAAAAGCTCTCACAACAACTCCAAATACTCCAGTTTTAATAAACTGTGCATCAATAAAAAGTTCGATATCACAAGAGTATAATGGAGCTGTTACATTAGGAACTACACTTTCCTCTCATGCAATAACTTCTTCAACAATTACTTTCGGCACAGGTGCAACTATTAACGGTAATGCATCTTTAGTTCTTGAAGGCACAACATCCTCTACTTTCAATGCAAGTATTGGTAACACAACTCCTTTGACTTCAATTGAAATAAAAGGACCTGCAATAATCAATTGTAGTGATATAACAACATCAGACACTCAAGTCTTTAACGACATAGTAACGCTCAAGCACTCTGTCATTCTTTCATCAGGTAGTACTGTAATTTTCAAAGACAATGTTTCAAATTCAGACGAAGCATCTACAGTAACTCTTACAGTAAATGCAAATACAAAAATAGATGCATCCTCTGTAACAATAAAAACATCCGAATTTGATTTCTCAGGTAATATTACCGGTTCGGAAACTGACACAGTTCTTACATTGCTTACACCAACCTTAATCAGCACAGCAATTTCTTCATCCGATATCAAACTGGCAAAACTTATTATCAACCAGGATACAATTCTAAAAACTTCAAATACATCTGTACTTTATGTGTATGTCTCTGAAATAAATAATTCTGGAAAAATATTGATTATTGATACTTCAGTAAGTAATTTTGAATTCAAACAGGCTTGTATCATAAATACTGATATTCAAACCTATGATGGTTCAAAACTTACAGCATGGACAGGAATTACAACCTTTGCAGGAAACCTGACTATTTCCGGTGATTTTGCACATAATAATGGAACTATAAAATTTGCAGGCACAACTCAAACACTCACTACAAAAGACGACGGATCAACAAACTTCTACAACATACTCATTTCATCACCAGCAAAAGTAACTACAGCTTCTTCATTCATCGTAAGTGGAACAAGCTGGGACAATACCTCTGAAGAAAATGGATTTACAGCTACAGCAGGAACTATCACTTTTGATAATGCAACCGTACCAGCCAGTGCACCTCTTACAACCGTAAGCGGTAAAAACATTTTCTATGATGTAGCCTGTAAAACTACAGATCAGAATATTACATTTGAAGAAGAAAATATTTTCTCTCATGAAGTTACAATCGGTGAAAGTGCAAATATTCCGAATAATGTAATTATCAGCAGTGCATCAGCAATTACTTTTGCACCAGAATTGTACTGCCAAAATATAACAATTAATGCCGGTGAAAATGCGGTTACTTTTACAGATGATTCATATTTTAATACCAGCTTTACAAATAACGGCACAGGCCTGGTAACTTTTGATGGCAGTGCAACCTACGGCACATCTTTTATAAACGAAAGTCCAGTCCTTACTACCTTCAAATCAAGTTTTACTGGAACTGGAAATGCCGAATTCGCTGGAGATATAAACCTTACTGATGATGCAGACAGATTTTTCTCTGCCGGTGCAGGACATAGTATTACAACTGCAAATAATCTGATTGTAAACACTAATACAGTGAACACAATTCAGATGAACTCTACTCCAACCTCAAAAGTAATAGCCAAGAACTTTGTTCTATATTCTGGAAAACTGAAACTCAACGGAACTCTGGAATCCACAGGAGATATCATTCTTCTTGGCCCTGATTATACAACTCTTGATCCTCAAACAGGAATCGATGGAATCTATCTTTATAATCAGACAAGACCTTCGCCAGTAAATTATACGACTGCTTTCATAGCCGCCCCATATAACGGTGATGTCACAGCTCTCGAAAACGCAGTTATAAAGGCAGGCAAAAACTTCTACTCAAATGGAATTATACTTACAGGACCTGTATCCGGATACTTTGAAATCCAACTCCCTAAAATCTCTGATTCACACAAAGGCTTTGCAGAAGCAGTAAAGGCCGCTGTAAACAACTGCAATGTCCGCTGCTGGGAACTTCCTTCTAACACAGCTACAGACGACATTGCTCCAGCAAAAATCGCTGCCTATGAATGTACAGATAATTCAAATAACACAAACTGGAACTTTGAAGATTTTGAAATCCTCAATGCATGGACAGAACGCGATGACGCCATTTTTGTTGAGTTTAATTCTCCAGTCAGAAATCTTTATAATGAAATTACAAACTCACTCCCTTACCTCACCTATCAGGGAACAACAAATACACGAACTGCCTTTGCAGGAATCTATACAAAACCAGATTGTCAGAATGCAGACTTAATTGAAAACATAGATATTGAACTAACTAATGGTCGTTATTCTTTCTTCCTCAAAGCACCAGATTCATGGAACACTGATGCAACAGGAACTTCTGCAGGCTCGTCAGCCCTCAGCTCAGACCGTAACGGAAATTACAAAACTTCTGTTCCATATCTTGATATCCCTCGTTCACTTACTGGTGTAAACTACATCATAACAAATAAATGGGGAAAGCGACTGAACAACTACAGTACACGCACACCTACCCCAGGCAAGTCCTACGGAACAAATGAAACAGCTGGCAGTGAAACCTACGTCCTCGATAAAACAGGTCCTGTACTCTGGAGTGTTCGTACCGGCCAGGAACTTCACACAGCCTATAACAGCGCAATCGGAGAATCATGCCAGCACTCTTATGATTCACACAACTTCCTCGAGTTCCGTTATTCTGAACCTGTTGAATTTAATTCAAACTCTATTCCAACTGATTCAGAAAATAACCAGGTAACTGATACCTTTGGTGCTATCTCAGGAAACGCAGGCTTTACCACTGCCACAAACACACTTACCTTTGCAGGAATTGCCCGCCTCACCGCCCCTTCAACAAATCAGCTTTTGCTTAATACAGGCTCGCAGGGATCTGCAAACAAATATATAAATGCTCTCTACCGCACAGACGAATATTCTCTCCGCCTTTCTATAGCGGGCTGGACAGATGGAACAGTTTCTGACTATAGCGGAAATGAATATAAAAACTGGAAGGGATATATTGATGAAGCAAAACCTTTTACAGGAGCACAAGTTTTCCCTATTGATACTACTAACAATCTTGTAACAGACCTTCAGGGCAATCTTCAGATTGAATATGAAGCAAATAAAGTAGAGCCGCTTATTATATCTAACTCGATAGATGAAAATCCTTCACATCTGTTACCAGTTTCGCCTGACGTATACAGCGCCTGGGATATTTCAGAACCGGTATTTGCACCATTACGTCTTAACTCAGAAACAACCTGGACAGAAACAAAAAATGCAGATACCTCAGAAGCGATTGGAAATACAAATGGTTCCGGTTCTACACTTGACCGAATTGACTTCCATTTCTTTGATAATACACCAGCTTATTCGTCTTCTGATACAGCTGAATGGTTTACAGAAAGCGGATGGTGTACTCCGTCAACTGCAGGTGGTAAAGAAAATCTTTATGACAATACTTATACATACGCTGCAGATATCATTGGTGGTGCCCGTCAATTTGATCCTGTACAGGCAAGAAGAACTTCAGGCGGTATAAGACTTTCAACAAAGCTAAATGCTGCCGCTGGTTTTAAATATTCCACTGATATAGATGAGATAAATCCTTCAACCGCTTTTGCCACAGGACTTTCAAATATTCATACAACAGTAATTTCGCAGCTTTTCACAGGTGCTTCAGAACCACAGCATTCTGCAAATGATCCGGACGGACTTTATCTTGGAATTGGAATTACCGATACAGATCTTCCTGTAGAAACCAGTTTTGCTTTCTCATACAATTATTCAAATGCCTTTTTGACAGACCTGGCTGGAAACAGACTACGTAATAAAACCATATCAAAAACAATTGACCGTACACCACCTTCATTCGATATAATTTTGAGTCCTGTAAATCAAAAGCAGATCTATATCGTATTCGTAAAAAAGATTCTTACAGATTCTTCTAAAATTTCTTTCAGATATCCTGATGGAAGTAACTACGATATTACAGGAAATTTCATGAATATACTGCCATCATGTTTCCAGATTATTACAATCAATTCAGATGGAAGTTATTCCCCAAGTACAGATATTGAAATTGATACCTCTATACCTGCAAAAATTGTTGAGCAGTATTCTGATAGTCACTTTACATGTATTTCTATGACACTCACAAAAGAAATCTGCTTTGAAGATATCAAAAATCTGCATATTCAGCTTAAGAACCATCCGGATTTTCCTGAGACTTCACCAGATATCTACACAAACAATAACAACGCAAAGGTCACATTCATTCAGGATGAATTAGGAAATTACATGCAGATGTATTCTGCACATGCACTGTCAGATTTTGCAATCGGTCTTGTAAATCCACTTTATGCTTATTCATCTGATATAAATGAAAATGACGAACCTGTTATGAACGGACTTTATGAACAAGGAAGCTGGGCAGTTCATGATTGGGATGCAGATCAGAAAAATTACGGAACTCTTCCAACCACACATGCAGTGACAATAATTGCAAGTGAAGAAGATGGTACAGAAGACAACTCACAAATTCCTGAAAATGTACGACTATATCTTTCTGATTCTCCAGATTCCGGATCAGTCTCAACTCAGTTTAATAAAGACTTTAAAACATCACTAAGAGTATGGCTTCCTGATTTGACAGATGGAATTTTCCGTGCGCTTTCAGCAAAAAATAACAGCAACTTTACTTATGTAGACAGCTCACTTCTGAATGAAGAAGAACCAGCAGAAGGACTGATTTTCGATATTCCAGTTGAAATGATAAACAGATGGAAGAACGGAGATCAGATCAGTTTTATTTTCGGAATTACAGAATCCGATGGCTCACCTGTTTCTATTTTCAACAGCCCATATTATGATAATGAACAGAGACGATATAACTATGCATTGAGTTCAAAAGTACCTCTGTATAGTTTGCGAATGCATGATATAACAGATATCGGAACTCTTGATTTGTGGTCATTCAGGCTTAAGAGTGAAACTGCCCAGCGCGGCGGCGTAACAATCCTCAACAATGTTATTGATGCCGGCAAGGGAGAAAAGACTGTTGTAAAAATCAGTTTACCGGACGAAGGTCGTCTTAACGTAATTGTGATGACCCTGGACGGAAACATCATAACCTATCTGAACCGCGGAAATACAAAGGCCGGAGAACATTACTTTACCTGGGACGGAAAAAACAGAAATGGAAAGCCGGTTGCCCGTGGAATGTACTTTGTACGTGTCATTGGAAGCGGCATAGACGAGACCCGTAAGGTAATGGTCGTTAAGTAG